A single Halanaerobiales bacterium DNA region contains:
- a CDS encoding amidohydrolase, with protein sequence MKLIKAGIIYTGTNQKIKNGEILINEDGKIIEVGKNIKTKNINTDSLDIIDYTDKVITPGLIDPHSHIGMWGDGEGPTAYDGNEIPNPINGNIRALDAINPQQRSFAGAREGGITTAQIIPGSGSPISGLAVTLKTSGNIVDKMIIKNPSGLKGALGENPKRAHGKEQKQSPASRMGNAALIRNYFQECKEYKNKKIKAKNNNKEFDLDPKYESGLKVLNKEIPFRIHAHRHDDIVTAIRISKEFDLDFSIEHCTDGHLIADYLAEENIWASVGPGLGVASKVETAEITDENPVILYKNGVNVSLMTDHPFLNCRYYMAYGATVHKYGLSKEETLKLMTLNPAKMLGIDNRVGSLEKNKDADYLVLNREPFSYKTKIEKTFIEDKEVYNRKNINWL encoded by the coding sequence TGAAATTAATTAAAGCAGGAATTATTTATACAGGTACAAACCAAAAAATTAAAAATGGGGAAATTCTAATTAATGAAGATGGTAAAATAATTGAAGTTGGAAAAAATATTAAAACAAAAAATATAAATACAGATAGTCTAGATATTATTGATTATACCGATAAAGTAATTACGCCAGGGTTAATAGATCCTCATTCACATATTGGAATGTGGGGAGATGGTGAAGGACCAACAGCCTATGATGGTAATGAGATACCCAATCCGATTAATGGTAATATCAGGGCTTTAGATGCAATTAATCCGCAACAAAGAAGTTTTGCTGGTGCTCGTGAAGGGGGAATAACTACTGCCCAAATAATTCCAGGTTCAGGTAGTCCTATCTCAGGTCTGGCCGTCACTTTAAAAACCAGTGGCAATATTGTAGATAAAATGATTATAAAGAATCCCAGTGGATTAAAAGGTGCTCTTGGTGAAAATCCCAAAAGAGCTCATGGTAAAGAACAGAAGCAATCTCCAGCATCTAGAATGGGAAATGCTGCTTTAATACGCAATTATTTTCAGGAATGTAAAGAATACAAAAATAAAAAGATAAAAGCTAAAAATAATAATAAAGAATTTGATTTAGATCCTAAATATGAATCAGGTCTAAAGGTTTTAAATAAGGAGATTCCTTTTAGAATACATGCCCATCGCCATGATGATATTGTTACTGCTATTAGAATTTCAAAAGAGTTTGATTTAGATTTCAGTATAGAACATTGCACAGATGGTCATTTAATAGCAGATTATTTAGCTGAAGAAAATATATGGGCCTCCGTAGGACCGGGACTTGGAGTTGCAAGTAAGGTTGAAACTGCTGAAATAACTGATGAAAATCCTGTGATTTTATATAAAAATGGTGTTAATGTTTCTTTAATGACAGACCATCCTTTTCTAAATTGTAGATATTATATGGCCTATGGGGCAACTGTCCATAAATATGGATTAAGTAAAGAAGAAACTTTAAAACTAATGACTCTAAATCCTGCCAAAATGTTAGGTATTGACAATAGAGTTGGTTCTTTAGAAAAAAATAAAGATGCTGACTATTTAGTTTTAAATAGGGAACCATTTTCTTATAAAACAAAAATTGAGAAAACTTTTATTGAAGATAAAGAAGTTTATAATAGAAAAAACATAAATTGGCTATAA